A genome region from Methanococcoides burtonii DSM 6242 includes the following:
- a CDS encoding threonine--tRNA ligase has product MQLLLIHSDYIEYEVKKSTPVAEEIEESFKQGRLEDALTAFMAVESFDEANPQEIIDRAVSEIENVAGQVKAENIMLYPYAHLSSDLSSPKVAVSVLKGIENALEGKYNVMRAPFGWYKAFRISCKGHPLSELSRTIRLEGAVPCGKVVSLDAEKKEVVSEALKAEDSAKSYWRILTPDGELHDAETFDLTGHDNLQKFVDYEISKNRNIEKAPPHVELMRRLEIADYEPGSDSGNMRYYPKGRLMKSLIENFVLEESSKIGAMEVETPLMYDMNHPTLKKYLDRFPARQYSIESDKRHMFLRFAACFGQFLMNHDMTISYKNLPLKMIEMTRYSFRKEQRGELVGLRRLRAFTMPDMHTLCPDMEAAISQFGEQYSMCIDILRKIGIDVSDFEVAIRFTREFYDDNREFITELAKKVDKPVLVEMWDTRFFYFVLKFEFNFVDAIAKASALSTVQIDVENAERYDINYVDANGKINRPTILHCSPSGAIERCIYALLEKAAMDAEEGKVPNLPVWLSPTQVRVIPIAERHMDFAQEVADSLLCRADIDDREETVGKKIRDAGREWIPYVAVIGDSEVESGKVTVTIRAESEPKKPMKVEMTAEELSERVFNEIGDMPYRSLPLAKLLSMRPKFI; this is encoded by the coding sequence ATGCAATTATTACTCATTCATTCCGATTATATCGAATACGAAGTAAAAAAGAGCACTCCTGTGGCGGAAGAGATCGAAGAGTCCTTTAAACAGGGTCGTCTTGAGGACGCACTTACGGCATTCATGGCCGTTGAGAGCTTCGATGAGGCAAACCCTCAGGAGATAATCGATCGCGCAGTCTCTGAGATAGAGAATGTTGCAGGTCAGGTCAAGGCAGAGAATATAATGCTTTACCCTTATGCTCATTTAAGCTCCGACCTTTCATCTCCGAAAGTAGCTGTTTCAGTCCTAAAAGGCATTGAAAATGCACTTGAGGGCAAGTACAATGTCATGAGGGCTCCATTTGGCTGGTATAAGGCGTTCCGCATCAGTTGTAAAGGTCACCCGCTTTCTGAACTTTCCCGTACTATCAGGCTGGAAGGGGCTGTGCCATGCGGAAAGGTCGTCTCTTTGGATGCTGAAAAGAAAGAGGTTGTTTCTGAAGCCCTTAAAGCCGAGGATTCTGCAAAGTCCTACTGGCGTATTCTAACGCCTGATGGTGAGCTCCACGATGCAGAAACCTTTGATCTTACAGGCCATGATAATCTTCAGAAGTTTGTGGACTATGAGATATCCAAGAATAGGAACATAGAGAAAGCACCTCCTCATGTTGAACTTATGCGTCGTCTCGAGATCGCGGATTATGAACCGGGGTCTGATTCCGGCAACATGCGCTACTATCCAAAAGGCAGGTTGATGAAATCACTGATCGAGAACTTTGTTCTCGAGGAGTCTTCAAAGATCGGGGCAATGGAGGTTGAAACTCCACTGATGTATGATATGAATCACCCGACCTTGAAAAAGTACCTTGATAGGTTCCCGGCACGTCAGTATTCGATTGAGTCTGACAAACGTCATATGTTCCTGAGATTTGCTGCATGTTTCGGTCAGTTTCTTATGAACCATGACATGACTATCTCTTACAAGAATCTCCCTCTTAAGATGATCGAGATGACGAGGTACAGTTTCAGGAAAGAACAACGTGGCGAGCTTGTCGGGCTTCGCAGACTTCGTGCTTTCACAATGCCTGATATGCATACTCTCTGTCCTGATATGGAAGCCGCTATCTCTCAATTCGGTGAACAGTACAGCATGTGTATTGATATCCTTCGTAAGATTGGTATCGATGTGAGTGACTTTGAGGTTGCTATTCGCTTTACTCGTGAGTTCTATGATGATAACAGGGAGTTCATAACCGAGCTTGCAAAGAAGGTCGATAAGCCTGTTCTTGTGGAGATGTGGGATACTCGTTTCTTCTATTTCGTACTTAAGTTCGAGTTCAATTTTGTTGATGCTATAGCAAAAGCGAGTGCACTTTCCACTGTCCAGATAGACGTGGAGAATGCAGAACGGTATGATATCAATTATGTTGATGCAAATGGCAAGATAAATCGTCCTACTATATTACATTGTTCGCCAAGTGGTGCTATAGAAAGGTGTATCTATGCCCTTCTTGAAAAGGCGGCAATGGATGCAGAAGAAGGTAAGGTTCCAAATCTTCCTGTCTGGCTTTCACCTACTCAGGTGCGTGTTATTCCAATTGCTGAACGGCATATGGATTTCGCTCAAGAGGTCGCTGATTCTCTCTTGTGTCGTGCAGATATTGATGACCGGGAAGAGACCGTTGGTAAGAAGATACGTGATGCAGGTAGAGAGTGGATTCCTTATGTGGCAGTGATCGGTGATAGTGAGGTTGAGAGCGGCAAGGTCACTGTGACAATTCGTGCAGAATCTGAACCAAAGAAGCCGATGAAAGTGGAAATGACTGCTGAAGAATTGAGTGAACGCGTATTCAATGAGATCGGTGATATGCCATATCGCAGTCTTCCTCTTGCAAAACTACTTTCCATGAGGCCAAAGTTCATTTAA
- a CDS encoding DUF6951 family protein, giving the protein MTEVIVNSDVCGFVHNIHGILDGGNIVIDIDSPCEKIQRMGHLEVPILETLDIKDNYVIDRAQKENCSSNCLVPCAILNVCKIEAGFLARSLVKKAGGLSIEFKDA; this is encoded by the coding sequence ATGACAGAGGTTATAGTAAATTCTGATGTATGTGGTTTCGTACATAATATACATGGTATCCTGGATGGTGGGAATATTGTGATAGATATCGATTCTCCTTGTGAGAAGATACAAAGAATGGGGCACCTGGAGGTTCCTATACTTGAGACCCTCGATATTAAGGATAATTATGTTATTGATAGGGCTCAGAAAGAGAATTGTTCATCAAATTGCCTTGTTCCATGTGCTATTCTGAATGTTTGCAAGATAGAAGCTGGATTTCTTGCTAGGTCACTTGTCAAAAAAGCGGGTGGATTGAGCATAGAATTTAAAGATGCTTGA
- a CDS encoding AI-2E family transporter, whose protein sequence is MVLSVALVLLFSLFIIILLPIADGIMLGIVFAYIGRPIYNFIKMKRHLGALVATMFIVIPIVMILGMGIIEIANQLMWIAENQGAVIESLLDFIRNLNIPDAYYENIRQTIWNSSISILPLLGNLVFVSYARGIAMFMINLLVAVLVCYFLLADGDGLYRSVLRIIPKGNQHLVKRYVHHMDIILSGVFIGNAYAALSVSTLSVIVFYAFGLSHVLALATLIFVASVIPMFAGYMVLVVLTIVRYFSLGFESALIFFVVSSIIIYAPPEFFLRPYLASIKSHIHPFLIMLAFLGGAFVGGIAGFFAAPILLGTLVSAYRVYVEDLEYVSPETSADE, encoded by the coding sequence ATGGTTCTTAGTGTAGCTTTAGTTCTACTTTTTTCACTATTCATCATTATTCTCCTACCCATTGCTGATGGTATCATGCTGGGAATCGTATTCGCATATATTGGCCGCCCGATCTACAATTTTATAAAAATGAAACGCCATCTCGGTGCTCTGGTGGCTACGATGTTCATTGTGATCCCTATTGTGATGATACTTGGGATGGGCATCATCGAGATCGCTAATCAGTTGATGTGGATTGCTGAGAATCAGGGGGCAGTAATTGAGTCTCTACTCGATTTCATCCGCAATCTCAATATTCCGGATGCTTATTACGAGAACATTCGGCAAACAATATGGAATTCGTCTATCTCCATCCTCCCTCTTCTTGGGAATCTGGTTTTCGTATCCTATGCCCGCGGTATAGCAATGTTCATGATTAATCTGTTAGTTGCTGTTCTAGTTTGTTATTTCCTTCTTGCGGACGGGGATGGACTTTATCGTTCTGTTCTTAGAATTATTCCAAAAGGTAATCAGCATTTAGTTAAAAGATATGTCCATCACATGGATATTATCCTTAGTGGGGTTTTCATAGGGAATGCTTATGCAGCACTCTCAGTGAGCACTCTTTCGGTCATAGTGTTCTATGCTTTCGGTCTTTCGCATGTACTTGCACTGGCGACTCTCATATTCGTAGCATCGGTAATTCCAATGTTTGCAGGTTATATGGTCTTGGTAGTGCTTACGATCGTACGTTATTTCAGTTTGGGATTTGAAAGTGCGCTGATCTTCTTTGTTGTGTCGTCGATAATTATTTATGCTCCACCTGAATTTTTCTTGCGTCCTTATCTTGCAAGCATCAAATCACACATTCATCCTTTCTTGATCATGCTGGCTTTCCTCGGTGGTGCATTTGTTGGCGGTATCGCAGGTTTCTTTGCAGCACCCATACTTCTTGGTACTTTGGTATCGGCTTACCGTGTTTATGTTGAAGATCTGGAGTATGTTTCGCCTGAGACTTCAGCAGACGAATAA
- a CDS encoding phosphoadenosine phosphosulfate reductase family protein yields the protein MHLKKSDARIHKMPSRKGVVDKKKHSRNPVSNEQSTIYWCKNCNVPLLDKNCGVCEGEIFEIKLSGPGDIRFCSPYERELLGKLLLSEFGCDPLGERLVLLNKISGEDKTAQVIVDGLDIGTLLFDMSLMEHHFEISVAGAQVFHGLIGSRTVTLKKTKMHLNGKKVSSELIESSTNDIKTGDPVIVVSGNLVGVGISLVDSDNMATADCPVLRVRKISSGDLKLSSRVATLEDAITANLPHLRKIGKNAMNTIKGIASQKEHRKLPVHVSFSGGKDSLVVLDLTLSALKGRDVRAFFLNTGIEFPETVEFVHSHCENRGIELIESKAENAFWENLESFGPPAKDFRWCCKVCKLGPAGAIIDQCSENGGVCLTIDGKRKFESFSRSNISASEKNPFVPNQLNIFPIRDWRAIEVWLYIYWRKLDYNPLYDVGFERVGCYLCPAELSAEYERLKDLHPSIYDRWNSFLLKWARSKGLSDEYVRHGMWRWKELPPKMLKLASELGIETEPSSVIDDFDITLTSGFSPCREGGFTVEASVKGVLVSEASAILNMLGSTVFSEELGMVLLKMDSGTVKFFSSGSLKVTANSKEYAHSCLEATAKQLLRASKCTECGICLKVCPVNAIELGSEKGRVYINDSCISCGKCTDGCVVLKYSDKILSAMLNGRK from the coding sequence ATGCATTTGAAAAAAAGCGATGCCCGAATTCACAAGATGCCTTCGAGAAAAGGCGTAGTTGATAAAAAGAAGCATTCAAGGAATCCAGTGTCTAACGAGCAGTCTACTATATACTGGTGTAAAAATTGCAATGTTCCCCTTCTCGATAAGAATTGTGGCGTCTGTGAAGGTGAGATATTTGAAATTAAGCTATCCGGGCCTGGCGACATAAGATTCTGTTCACCGTATGAACGTGAACTTCTAGGTAAGCTTTTGCTTTCTGAATTTGGCTGTGATCCTTTGGGTGAAAGGCTGGTCCTGTTGAACAAGATATCCGGGGAGGATAAGACCGCTCAGGTCATAGTGGACGGTCTGGACATCGGCACTCTTCTTTTTGATATGTCCCTGATGGAGCACCACTTCGAGATATCTGTGGCAGGAGCACAGGTATTTCATGGACTTATCGGTAGTAGAACCGTCACTCTGAAAAAAACAAAAATGCATCTGAACGGAAAAAAGGTCAGTTCTGAACTGATCGAAAGTTCTACCAATGACATAAAAACAGGGGACCCTGTGATAGTTGTGTCCGGTAATCTCGTTGGGGTCGGGATATCACTTGTAGATAGTGATAATATGGCAACTGCAGATTGTCCTGTCTTAAGGGTTCGGAAGATATCCAGTGGTGACCTTAAGTTAAGCTCTAGGGTAGCAACTCTCGAAGATGCCATTACTGCTAATCTTCCTCACCTGCGAAAAATTGGTAAGAACGCAATGAATACCATCAAAGGAATTGCGAGCCAGAAGGAGCACCGCAAACTTCCTGTGCATGTCTCATTCAGTGGTGGAAAAGATAGCCTTGTTGTCCTTGATCTTACTCTAAGTGCCCTGAAAGGCAGGGATGTAAGGGCATTTTTCCTTAATACCGGTATCGAATTCCCTGAAACTGTGGAATTCGTTCATTCCCATTGCGAAAATAGGGGCATCGAACTTATTGAATCAAAAGCTGAAAATGCCTTTTGGGAGAATCTTGAGAGCTTTGGTCCTCCTGCAAAGGATTTCAGGTGGTGCTGCAAGGTTTGTAAACTTGGGCCCGCGGGTGCTATCATTGATCAATGCAGCGAGAATGGGGGTGTATGTCTGACCATTGATGGGAAGCGTAAATTTGAATCATTTTCCAGGTCAAATATCTCTGCCAGCGAAAAGAACCCCTTTGTTCCGAACCAGTTGAACATATTCCCTATTCGTGATTGGCGTGCCATTGAGGTATGGCTCTATATCTATTGGAGGAAGCTCGATTATAATCCACTCTATGATGTTGGTTTTGAACGGGTGGGCTGCTACCTTTGTCCTGCAGAACTGTCTGCTGAGTATGAAAGGCTGAAAGATCTCCATCCTTCTATCTATGATCGATGGAACAGTTTCCTTTTGAAATGGGCAAGGTCTAAAGGCCTTTCTGATGAATATGTGCGGCATGGTATGTGGCGCTGGAAAGAACTTCCTCCCAAAATGCTAAAACTTGCGAGCGAACTTGGTATTGAGACCGAACCCTCCAGTGTAATTGACGATTTCGATATTACGCTGACATCTGGTTTTTCACCATGCAGGGAAGGTGGCTTTACTGTGGAGGCAAGTGTCAAAGGTGTACTTGTCAGCGAAGCTTCTGCGATTCTGAACATGCTGGGTTCAACTGTCTTTTCTGAAGAACTCGGAATGGTCCTACTTAAAATGGATTCCGGAACTGTGAAATTCTTTTCATCAGGCAGTTTGAAGGTCACAGCGAATTCCAAAGAATATGCGCATTCCTGCCTTGAAGCGACTGCTAAGCAACTTTTGCGTGCGAGTAAGTGCACTGAATGTGGTATCTGTTTGAAGGTCTGTCCTGTAAATGCCATTGAATTGGGTTCGGAAAAAGGCAGGGTATACATAAATGATTCGTGTATAAGCTGTGGGAAATGCACTGATGGATGTGTGGTACTGAAATATTCGGACAAGATCCTTTCTGCCATGTTGAATGGCAGGAAGTGA
- the gltA gene encoding NADPH-dependent glutamate synthase: MSIRPKMPQQAPEDRITNFDEVALGYTEEQAILEAERCLECKNPKCVEGCPVNIDIPGFISKIKEGDFQEAINIIKATNILPAVCGRVCPQEEQCEKLCILGKKSEPIAIGRLERICADIERKVGVKDPVVAQSTGKTVAIVGSGPAGLTAASDLAKAGHSVTIFEALHEAGGVLVYGIPEFRLPKAIVKEEVDHIRKLGADIKMDYVIGRILTLDQLTDRFDAVFLGTGAGLPKFMGIEGENLNGVYSANEFLTRVNLMKAYNNDFDTPIKRGSNVIVVGGGNVAMDAARSALRLGADEVSIVYRRSDEELPARREEIEHAKEEGIVFRLLTNPVRIIEGENMSVNGVECIKMELGEPDDSGRRRPEVVEGSEHIVDADIVIMAIGTSPNPIIFDGSKGLEVTPWGTIVVDESGMSSIEGVCAGGDAVTGAATVISAMGAGKLAADTINNYLSK; encoded by the coding sequence ATGTCAATAAGACCGAAAATGCCACAGCAAGCTCCTGAAGATCGTATCACTAACTTTGATGAGGTCGCTTTAGGATACACTGAAGAACAGGCTATCCTTGAAGCAGAGCGCTGCCTTGAGTGTAAGAACCCTAAATGTGTGGAAGGCTGTCCTGTGAACATTGATATTCCAGGCTTTATCTCAAAGATCAAGGAAGGCGACTTCCAGGAAGCTATCAATATCATAAAAGCCACGAATATTCTTCCTGCTGTATGCGGTCGTGTATGCCCTCAGGAAGAGCAGTGTGAGAAACTTTGTATCCTCGGAAAGAAAAGCGAACCAATTGCCATTGGTCGCCTTGAAAGGATCTGCGCAGATATTGAGCGAAAAGTTGGTGTAAAGGACCCTGTTGTAGCACAATCTACCGGTAAGACCGTGGCAATAGTCGGTTCAGGTCCTGCAGGTCTGACAGCAGCTTCTGACCTTGCAAAGGCAGGTCATTCAGTTACAATATTCGAAGCCCTGCATGAGGCAGGTGGTGTACTTGTCTATGGTATTCCTGAGTTCAGACTTCCAAAGGCAATTGTGAAGGAAGAGGTGGATCATATTCGTAAGCTCGGTGCTGATATCAAAATGGATTACGTTATCGGTCGCATACTGACCCTTGACCAGCTAACTGACAGATTCGATGCGGTCTTCCTCGGAACCGGTGCAGGTCTGCCAAAGTTCATGGGTATCGAGGGTGAGAACCTCAATGGTGTCTATTCTGCCAATGAGTTCCTTACGCGTGTGAACCTGATGAAGGCATACAATAATGATTTCGACACTCCAATAAAGCGAGGCAGCAACGTTATTGTCGTAGGTGGCGGGAATGTGGCAATGGATGCTGCACGCAGTGCTTTAAGACTTGGTGCAGATGAGGTCAGCATTGTTTACAGGCGCAGCGATGAGGAACTTCCTGCAAGGCGCGAGGAGATCGAGCATGCAAAGGAAGAAGGTATTGTGTTCCGATTACTGACCAATCCTGTGCGTATCATCGAAGGCGAGAACATGTCTGTCAATGGCGTTGAATGTATTAAGATGGAACTTGGAGAACCCGATGATTCAGGACGCAGGCGGCCTGAGGTCGTAGAAGGCTCTGAGCACATAGTCGATGCTGATATTGTTATAATGGCCATAGGTACTTCACCGAACCCCATCATTTTCGATGGTTCAAAAGGTCTCGAGGTTACGCCATGGGGTACAATTGTCGTAGATGAGTCCGGTATGTCCTCCATTGAAGGCGTTTGTGCCGGCGGTGATGCAGTGACCGGTGCAGCAACCGTTATCAGTGCAATGGGTGCAGGCAAGCTGGCAGCTGATACCATCAACAACTATCTTTCAAAATAA
- a CDS encoding sulfide/dihydroorotate dehydrogenase-like FAD/NAD-binding protein: MAYKITEKRQLVPDVHLMNIQAPDVAAAANAGQFIILRIDEAGERIPLTIADYNADEGSVTIIFQEMGKTTKQLAKMSAGEDLLDFVGPLGKESEIEKLGTVVLVGGGVGIAPIYPQAKEYRAAGNKVISIIGARNKDMLILEDEMIAASDEVLVATDDGSKGHHGFVTDLVKQLLDGDEHIDRIVAIGPPIMMRAVAGVTASYDVETLVSLNPIMVDGTGMCGGCRVNVGGEVKFACVDGPEFNAKDVDFNLLMSRLSFYRKEEADAITKSQKGCGDDCKCQ; this comes from the coding sequence ATGGCATACAAAATAACAGAGAAACGTCAGTTGGTGCCGGATGTGCACCTGATGAACATCCAGGCTCCCGATGTGGCTGCGGCTGCAAATGCAGGGCAGTTCATTATTCTTCGCATCGATGAAGCCGGTGAGAGGATCCCTCTTACAATCGCAGACTACAATGCAGATGAAGGGTCTGTCACCATTATCTTCCAGGAAATGGGGAAAACGACAAAACAGCTCGCAAAGATGAGTGCCGGCGAGGATCTTCTTGATTTTGTAGGGCCTCTTGGCAAAGAGTCCGAGATCGAAAAGCTCGGGACTGTTGTGCTTGTTGGCGGCGGTGTTGGTATCGCTCCTATCTATCCTCAGGCAAAAGAATATCGTGCAGCTGGAAACAAGGTAATTTCCATTATTGGGGCACGCAATAAGGACATGCTCATACTTGAGGATGAGATGATCGCTGCCAGTGATGAAGTTCTTGTAGCGACTGATGATGGTTCAAAGGGCCACCATGGTTTTGTAACGGACCTTGTCAAGCAACTTCTTGATGGTGATGAACATATCGACAGGATCGTAGCCATCGGTCCTCCTATTATGATGCGCGCAGTTGCAGGTGTTACTGCCTCATATGATGTTGAGACACTCGTTAGCCTTAATCCGATAATGGTCGATGGTACCGGTATGTGCGGTGGCTGCCGTGTCAATGTTGGCGGTGAGGTCAAATTCGCTTGTGTGGATGGGCCTGAGTTCAACGCAAAGGATGTGGACTTCAATCTGTTGATGAGTCGTCTGTCCTTTTATCGTAAAGAAGAAGCTGATGCTATCACAAAGTCCCAGAAAGGCTGTGGGGATGATTGCAAATGTCAATAA
- a CDS encoding methionine adenosyltransferase has translation MIRNIKVEHLHETPIEKQETELVERKGVGHPDSISDGLAEAVSRALCKEYIDKCGAILHHNTDETQIVAGRSRPEFGGGEVLKPIYTLLVGRATMEFDGMEIPAETVALQAAREYVRNTIPAMDLERDMIIDCKLGTGSSDLRDVFTRDHVPMANDTSFGVGHAPFSELEQVVYNTERQLLTDLKKKKIPGIGEDIKVMGLRENNDISLTICCGMVGRHIDDMDHYINAKEEMTEYVLDLATKYTDRTVSARINAADKVDGGCDCVFLTVTGTSAEMGDDGSVGRGNRSNGLITPSRPMSMEATSGKNPINHIGKIYNLLSTQMARDVVSAVDEVSDVHIKLLSQIGMPIDQPLVASAQVIPEDGANFAHIQSEAVVVIDDWLENITKITDMVVKGELDTF, from the coding sequence ATGATCCGAAATATCAAAGTGGAACATCTCCATGAGACTCCTATCGAAAAACAGGAGACCGAACTTGTTGAAAGAAAGGGTGTAGGTCATCCGGACAGTATCAGCGACGGTCTTGCAGAAGCTGTGAGCCGTGCTCTTTGTAAAGAATACATTGACAAGTGTGGAGCTATTCTTCACCACAACACCGATGAGACTCAGATTGTTGCAGGACGCTCCCGTCCTGAGTTCGGAGGCGGTGAGGTCCTCAAGCCTATTTACACTCTTCTTGTGGGGAGGGCTACCATGGAATTCGATGGTATGGAGATCCCTGCAGAGACAGTTGCCCTTCAGGCTGCACGTGAATATGTCCGTAATACAATTCCTGCTATGGACCTTGAGCGTGATATGATCATTGATTGCAAGCTCGGTACAGGCTCTTCTGATCTTAGGGATGTTTTCACCAGGGACCATGTTCCAATGGCGAACGACACTTCATTCGGTGTAGGTCATGCTCCTTTCTCTGAACTTGAACAGGTTGTTTACAATACTGAGAGGCAGCTTTTGACGGATCTTAAGAAAAAGAAGATCCCTGGAATTGGGGAAGACATAAAGGTCATGGGTCTCAGGGAAAATAATGATATCTCTCTTACTATATGCTGTGGTATGGTCGGTAGACACATCGATGACATGGACCACTACATAAATGCAAAGGAAGAGATGACCGAATACGTTCTTGATCTTGCTACCAAGTACACCGACAGGACAGTTTCAGCCCGCATCAATGCTGCTGACAAGGTCGATGGTGGCTGTGATTGTGTTTTCCTTACCGTTACAGGTACATCTGCTGAAATGGGTGATGATGGTTCAGTAGGGCGTGGAAACAGAAGCAACGGTCTTATTACTCCAAGCAGGCCAATGAGCATGGAAGCAACAAGCGGTAAGAACCCTATCAACCACATTGGTAAGATCTATAACTTGCTCTCTACCCAGATGGCAAGGGATGTTGTCAGTGCTGTTGATGAAGTAAGCGATGTTCATATCAAGCTTCTCTCCCAGATCGGAATGCCTATCGATCAGCCACTTGTGGCAAGTGCACAGGTAATACCTGAAGATGGTGCTAACTTTGCTCACATCCAATCCGAAGCGGTAGTCGTCATTGATGACTGGCTTGAGAATATCACTAAGATTACCGATATGGTGGTTAAAGGCGAACTTGATACTTTCTAA
- the hisG gene encoding ATP phosphoribosyltransferase, whose product MIRIAIPNKGRLHEPTIQMFKEAGLPVLGGSNRKLFAKTNDPEITFLFARAADIPEYVQDGAADVGITGLDLISETESDVEMLLDLKYGGADLVLAVPEESDISSANDLDGMRVATEFPGITARYFKDLGIKIDVVKVSGACEMTPHVGIADAIVDISSSGTTLVMNHLKVIEKVFSSSIYLIANHETAKTEEKIEHIKTALESVMHAKAKRYLMMNAPITVVDDLKEVLPGLAGPTIMKVESKEDIVAVHAVVDADIIFATITKLKAAGAFDILVMPIERMIP is encoded by the coding sequence ATGATACGTATTGCAATACCTAACAAAGGAAGATTACACGAGCCCACCATACAGATGTTCAAGGAAGCAGGACTTCCCGTACTTGGAGGTTCCAACAGAAAGCTGTTTGCAAAAACAAACGATCCGGAGATCACATTCCTGTTCGCAAGAGCAGCAGACATTCCGGAATATGTCCAGGATGGAGCAGCAGATGTCGGCATCACCGGACTGGACCTTATCTCTGAGACCGAATCAGATGTTGAGATGCTCCTTGACCTAAAATATGGAGGAGCAGACCTTGTACTTGCAGTACCTGAAGAATCAGATATCTCATCGGCAAATGACCTTGATGGAATGCGTGTGGCAACTGAGTTCCCCGGCATCACTGCAAGGTATTTCAAGGATCTCGGGATAAAAATTGATGTAGTAAAGGTCAGCGGTGCATGTGAAATGACACCACATGTCGGCATTGCAGATGCCATTGTGGACATATCCAGTTCAGGAACGACCCTTGTAATGAACCATCTCAAGGTCATCGAAAAGGTATTCTCATCATCCATATATCTGATCGCAAATCACGAAACCGCAAAAACGGAAGAGAAGATAGAACACATCAAAACAGCCCTTGAGAGCGTAATGCATGCCAAAGCAAAGCGATATCTGATGATGAACGCTCCAATCACAGTGGTCGATGATTTAAAGGAAGTACTTCCCGGACTTGCCGGACCAACTATAATGAAAGTCGAATCCAAGGAAGATATCGTGGCAGTACATGCCGTCGTGGACGCAGACATCATCTTTGCCACTATTACAAAGCTTAAAGCTGCAGGTGCTTTTGACATACTTGTGATGCCTATCGAAAGAATGATACCCTAA
- the hisA gene encoding 1-(5-phosphoribosyl)-5-[(5-phosphoribosylamino)methylideneamino]imidazole-4-carboxamide isomerase has product MSFEVIPAVDMKGGKCVQLVQGVPGSEMISLDDPVEVALDWVSQGARTLHLIDLDGAIEGNRTNAPIIKKIVEKCKPQGIYIQVGGGIRSFEDAATLLDIGIDKVILSTAALKDPELIKKLSDEFGSEHINVALDSKNGKISIEGWTKESEHTAVEMGSQFEEKGAGSILFTNIDSEGLLNGVNPKPTEELVNAVTIPVIASGGVTTLEDIVTLKNTGAAGVVVGSALYKKRFTLTEAINIISDKN; this is encoded by the coding sequence ATGAGCTTTGAAGTGATACCAGCAGTTGATATGAAAGGCGGCAAATGTGTGCAGCTCGTCCAAGGCGTGCCCGGAAGCGAGATGATATCCCTCGATGACCCCGTTGAAGTCGCCCTTGACTGGGTTTCCCAGGGTGCAAGAACACTACATCTTATCGATCTTGATGGTGCGATAGAAGGGAACAGAACAAATGCACCTATTATAAAAAAGATCGTCGAAAAATGCAAACCACAGGGAATATACATCCAGGTAGGTGGAGGAATACGCTCCTTCGAAGATGCTGCAACCTTACTCGATATTGGTATTGACAAAGTAATTCTTAGTACAGCTGCGTTAAAGGATCCCGAACTTATCAAAAAACTCTCCGATGAATTTGGAAGTGAACACATAAATGTTGCACTCGATTCAAAGAACGGAAAGATATCCATCGAAGGTTGGACAAAGGAATCAGAACATACAGCAGTTGAGATGGGAAGCCAGTTTGAAGAGAAGGGAGCCGGAAGCATCCTGTTCACGAACATTGACTCCGAAGGCCTGCTAAATGGAGTAAACCCAAAACCTACAGAAGAACTTGTCAATGCTGTCACCATACCTGTTATTGCATCTGGTGGCGTAACCACCCTTGAAGATATTGTCACGCTGAAGAACACCGGTGCAGCAGGTGTTGTTGTGGGAAGTGCATTATACAAGAAAAGGTTCACATTGACGGAAGCAATAAATATAATCAGTGATAAAAATTGA